One segment of Nostoc piscinale CENA21 DNA contains the following:
- a CDS encoding heavy metal translocating P-type ATPase yields MTPLTAQLVSPAVQKSSETEVKEEVPLGAKAYETVSPMVLAQPIHKSNGKATLANFNRRTHQPVSKVVYSVVHTVPGRMRLRIPQLRDNTAYIQRLQTLLEVDPLITSVRIKPAAASLVVTYEASQVSDAKMRSRLSCLIMTANDANVVLLDQKKPIDAKPKENAEEGAWPGLQLSVVATGLAVLGGPLGLSVPPVMVAGTIALATLPVFQRAIVGIVMQRKLTIDVLDFLAIVITTVQGQFLTPALMLSLIEIGENIRDRTARSSKMQTLDLLNSLGQFVWVERGGEKVQISIKEVKSGDTVIVYPGEQVPVDGSILRGKALLDEQKLTGESVPVLKTQGQPVFASTLVREGSIYILAERVGNDTRAGQSIKLMEEAPVHDTRMENCAIKIAEKAVLPTLLLGAGVFAITRNAARAASVLTLDFATGIRVSVPTTVLAALTYAARHGILIRSGRALEQLAEVDTIVFDKTGTLTKGEVAVIGVDSFNPEVDSDRVLAIAAAAEQRLTHPVAEAVIRYAEAQKVVIPSRSKWNYKLGLGVEAEIYGEAVYVGSERFLRQQGVNMEALNDNNRVNSVIYVASHGQLLGRIRYSDILRPETREVINHLLSVEGVEVHMLTGDNQRTAKAVAAELGIAPANTHAEAFPEQKAAVVRELHEQGKTVAFVGDGINDSPALAFADVSVSFAHGSEIARETADVVLMENDLHGILEAIALARNAKKLIRQNTSIVAIPNIAAMAIAVLFGLNPLGATVVNNGSTIVAGVNGLRPILKNSPKKALPSAR; encoded by the coding sequence ATGACACCATTGACAGCACAACTAGTATCGCCCGCAGTTCAAAAATCTTCGGAAACTGAAGTTAAAGAAGAGGTGCCTTTGGGTGCGAAAGCTTACGAAACCGTCAGTCCGATGGTTTTAGCCCAGCCGATTCACAAGAGTAATGGCAAGGCAACTCTTGCTAACTTTAATAGACGCACTCATCAGCCAGTCTCCAAAGTTGTTTATAGCGTTGTCCATACAGTTCCTGGAAGAATGCGGTTGCGTATCCCGCAATTGCGTGATAACACCGCATACATACAACGTCTACAAACATTGTTGGAAGTTGATCCCCTCATTACCAGCGTCAGAATTAAACCTGCGGCGGCCTCGTTAGTTGTTACTTACGAAGCTAGTCAAGTCAGCGATGCCAAAATGCGATCGCGTCTGAGTTGTCTGATTATGACAGCTAATGATGCTAACGTTGTGCTGTTGGATCAGAAAAAGCCTATTGATGCAAAGCCAAAAGAGAATGCTGAAGAAGGCGCTTGGCCAGGCTTGCAACTTTCGGTAGTAGCCACTGGTTTAGCAGTATTGGGTGGGCCGTTGGGGCTATCTGTACCTCCAGTGATGGTAGCTGGAACCATTGCTTTAGCAACATTGCCAGTGTTCCAAAGAGCCATCGTTGGAATTGTGATGCAGCGAAAACTGACAATTGATGTACTGGACTTCTTGGCAATTGTGATTACCACAGTCCAAGGTCAATTTCTGACACCTGCTTTGATGCTGAGTTTAATTGAAATTGGCGAAAATATCCGCGATCGCACTGCCCGTTCTTCTAAAATGCAGACATTAGACTTGCTCAACTCTTTAGGGCAATTTGTCTGGGTAGAACGTGGTGGTGAAAAGGTACAAATCTCCATCAAAGAAGTCAAGAGTGGTGACACGGTAATTGTCTATCCTGGTGAACAAGTCCCTGTAGATGGAAGTATTCTGCGGGGTAAAGCCTTACTAGATGAGCAGAAACTCACTGGCGAATCAGTCCCAGTCTTAAAGACACAAGGACAACCTGTATTTGCGTCCACATTGGTGCGGGAAGGTAGTATCTATATCTTGGCAGAACGGGTAGGTAACGATACCCGCGCCGGACAAAGCATCAAACTCATGGAAGAAGCCCCCGTCCATGACACGCGGATGGAAAACTGCGCCATCAAGATTGCGGAAAAAGCAGTGCTACCCACCTTATTATTAGGTGCAGGAGTATTTGCCATTACCCGCAACGCCGCCAGAGCCGCCAGCGTCCTCACCCTAGATTTTGCCACGGGGATCAGAGTCTCTGTGCCGACAACAGTCTTGGCAGCTTTGACTTATGCCGCCCGTCACGGTATTCTCATCCGTAGTGGTCGTGCCTTAGAACAACTGGCAGAAGTTGATACCATCGTCTTTGATAAGACTGGTACTTTAACTAAGGGTGAAGTCGCCGTTATTGGTGTTGATAGTTTCAATCCTGAAGTTGATAGCGATAGAGTTTTAGCTATAGCCGCCGCCGCCGAACAACGCTTAACACATCCAGTTGCGGAGGCAGTAATTCGCTATGCTGAAGCCCAAAAAGTTGTGATTCCTAGCCGCAGCAAATGGAATTACAAACTTGGTTTAGGTGTGGAAGCAGAGATTTATGGCGAGGCTGTTTATGTTGGTAGCGAACGCTTCTTGCGTCAACAAGGCGTAAACATGGAAGCTCTCAATGATAACAACCGAGTAAATTCTGTAATTTACGTCGCCAGTCATGGGCAACTTCTCGGTAGAATAAGATATAGTGATATTCTGCGTCCAGAAACACGAGAAGTAATTAACCACCTGTTGAGCGTCGAAGGTGTAGAGGTTCACATGCTCACCGGCGACAACCAACGCACAGCCAAAGCTGTAGCGGCAGAACTCGGAATTGCCCCAGCCAATACCCACGCAGAAGCATTCCCCGAACAAAAAGCCGCCGTTGTCCGTGAACTGCACGAACAAGGCAAAACAGTTGCCTTTGTGGGAGATGGAATTAACGACTCCCCAGCTTTAGCATTCGCCGATGTTTCTGTATCCTTTGCTCACGGTTCCGAAATTGCCCGTGAAACAGCAGACGTAGTGCTGATGGAAAACGACTTACATGGAATTTTAGAAGCGATCGCTCTGGCACGCAACGCCAAAAAGTTAATTCGCCAAAATACAAGTATTGTTGCTATTCCTAATATTGCAGCAATGGCGATCGCTGTGCTATTTGGGCTAAACCCGCTAGGTGCAACGGTAGTTAACAATGGTTCAACAATCGTTGCAGGCGTTAACGGCTTGCGTCCAATTCTTAAAAATTCCCCAAAGAAAGCTCTACCATCAGCAAGATGA
- a CDS encoding HMA2 domain-containing protein, with the protein MFTNNHGNLTMMPKVVEAATLNTPSQPISTKIISDTPGRLRLRIASSHRHIGEIQRIVKMLNAQPNISQVNTNIQNGSIVIHHDRNDESWQNVVSALKDIGIIFADVTTGSESHSEVAATVANAVFDLNEKVEKSTNGVVDLRFIFPLALGCLSVRQLLVKGLQLEIIPWYVLAWYAFDSFIKLHGVKKPELINASDKQ; encoded by the coding sequence GTGTTTACAAATAATCATGGTAATCTCACTATGATGCCTAAAGTTGTGGAGGCAGCCACCTTGAACACGCCATCCCAGCCTATCTCTACAAAAATCATCAGCGATACCCCAGGCAGACTACGCTTAAGAATTGCCTCGTCTCATCGGCACATTGGGGAAATACAACGCATTGTCAAGATGTTGAATGCTCAACCCAACATCAGTCAGGTAAATACTAATATCCAAAATGGCAGTATTGTAATTCATCACGATCGCAATGATGAAAGCTGGCAAAATGTAGTATCTGCACTCAAAGATATTGGCATAATTTTCGCCGATGTAACTACTGGTAGCGAAAGCCACTCCGAAGTAGCAGCTACAGTTGCTAATGCGGTTTTTGACTTAAACGAAAAAGTCGAAAAATCCACAAATGGCGTAGTTGATTTACGCTTTATCTTTCCTTTAGCACTAGGATGTTTATCGGTGAGACAGTTGCTAGTTAAAGGTTTACAACTAGAAATTATCCCTTGGTATGTTTTGGCATGGTACGCCTTTGATAGTTTCATCAAACTGCATGGAGTTAAAAAACCAGAACTCATTAATGCGTCTGACAAACAGTAA
- a CDS encoding DUF5132 domain-containing protein produces the protein MPKITDFVEDAGAPGIIAGIGAVLLAPVLIPVVAGIGKPIAKRIIKGGIVAYEKSKGAFAELGETWEDIVAEAKAELAEDRETPLFEAAATPVDSAADNGA, from the coding sequence ATGCCGAAAATCACTGATTTTGTTGAAGATGCTGGCGCTCCTGGAATTATAGCTGGTATCGGTGCAGTTCTACTTGCACCAGTCCTCATTCCTGTTGTTGCCGGCATTGGTAAACCCATTGCTAAAAGAATCATCAAAGGCGGAATTGTCGCTTACGAAAAAAGCAAAGGTGCATTTGCAGAACTAGGCGAAACTTGGGAAGACATCGTAGCTGAAGCCAAAGCCGAACTCGCGGAAGACAGAGAAACACCATTATTTGAAGCTGCGGCTACCCCAGTGGACAGTGCAGCTGATAATGGTGCATAA
- a CDS encoding HMA2 domain-containing protein — protein sequence MEGSVSSSASQPPGHSPWKIAAKPNHIAHQPSAKVAYCITAALPGKVAFCVPKINDDPQYLQRLQALIKEQEWVINQQVNREAGSVVITYKTGMMSDFEMRSNLASLLQTADTVRLEEQGCRCTEVQGCRGAEEEQTTQHSAPSEKLRAEITPVEQTSVTQHSALSTQHSKLSTQVAYSIVHAIPGRIRFHIPQISRDRQYVQRLENLLKADPVVTSERINKNAASVVITYQTGKLRDSQERSHSVEEAAKTYLICLIQSANEATAGIAANPTSRI from the coding sequence ATGGAGGGTTCTGTATCCTCATCGGCCTCGCAGCCTCCTGGGCATAGCCCCTGGAAAATAGCAGCCAAACCAAACCATATCGCCCATCAGCCATCTGCCAAAGTAGCTTATTGTATTACTGCGGCACTCCCCGGCAAAGTCGCATTTTGTGTACCAAAAATTAATGATGATCCCCAATATTTGCAACGCCTGCAAGCGTTAATCAAAGAGCAAGAATGGGTGATTAATCAGCAAGTTAATCGAGAAGCGGGATCAGTCGTCATTACCTATAAAACCGGGATGATGTCTGATTTTGAAATGCGCTCAAATTTAGCAAGTTTATTGCAGACTGCTGATACTGTTCGATTAGAGGAACAGGGGTGCAGGTGTACAGAGGTGCAAGGGTGTAGGGGTGCAGAGGAAGAACAAACTACTCAGCACTCAGCACCCAGCGAGAAATTGCGTGCGGAGATAACCCCCGTTGAGCAAACTTCGGTGACTCAGCACTCAGCACTCAGCACTCAGCACTCAAAACTCAGCACTCAAGTAGCCTATAGCATCGTTCACGCCATACCTGGACGAATTAGGTTTCATATACCGCAAATATCCCGCGATCGCCAATATGTGCAACGCTTAGAGAACTTGCTCAAAGCAGATCCAGTGGTGACAAGTGAGCGCATCAATAAAAATGCAGCCTCAGTGGTGATTACTTATCAAACTGGAAAACTGCGAGACTCTCAAGAGCGATCGCACAGTGTGGAAGAAGCAGCCAAAACATATTTAATTTGTTTGATTCAATCTGCCAACGAAGCAACGGCAGGTATCGCCGCCAATCCAACCAGCAGAATTTAA
- a CDS encoding HEAT repeat domain-containing protein, protein MALVYTEVHFMAKHINFNFWARVPNWLFAHRIAVSVLTFVSPLIISSTIYQTLAQTPSSERVDQLIQGLSNEDLLEQLNNVTTLGNVNDREFSSETLDKLKLALANPDWRVRSGAALVLSQKGGLLVKDALPTLVKTLQDPNWFVRSSAARAIGNIVAEDTGDSNGANTVIEAAKFSSYLVDALQDSDFSVRFSAATSLVKLNTKSAFIVSRLISNLSNTNDPQTRLVTAENLNTISTEVTPILPNLGKALKHGEPSVRALALETIGSISTDTSATLPYLIQGLQDPDWTVRSKAARAVVRIVTNLQEKSRANFFTASDLNAIDELQTVQQILQNPQNHFYNNEKASVSLAINALQAARRNR, encoded by the coding sequence ATGGCATTAGTGTATACAGAAGTACATTTTATGGCAAAACACATTAATTTCAACTTCTGGGCTAGAGTTCCTAACTGGTTGTTTGCACATCGCATAGCCGTAAGTGTGTTGACTTTTGTATCACCTTTAATTATCAGTAGTACAATTTATCAAACTTTGGCACAGACTCCCAGTAGTGAGAGAGTCGATCAGTTAATCCAAGGTTTGAGCAACGAAGATTTATTAGAACAACTGAATAATGTTACGACTTTAGGCAACGTCAACGATAGAGAGTTTAGCAGTGAAACATTGGATAAACTCAAGCTGGCGTTAGCTAACCCTGATTGGCGAGTACGCAGTGGAGCAGCTTTAGTGTTGTCTCAAAAAGGTGGTTTATTAGTTAAAGATGCTCTACCAACCTTAGTCAAAACTCTACAAGACCCAAATTGGTTTGTCCGTAGTAGTGCAGCTAGAGCCATTGGTAATATTGTTGCTGAAGATACTGGTGATTCTAATGGCGCAAATACGGTGATTGAAGCTGCTAAGTTTTCCAGTTATCTGGTTGATGCACTGCAAGATTCTGACTTTTCGGTGCGTTTTAGTGCAGCGACATCTTTAGTGAAGTTAAACACTAAATCTGCTTTTATCGTATCTCGCTTAATTTCCAATCTCAGCAATACGAATGATCCTCAAACTCGCCTTGTGACTGCGGAAAACTTAAATACCATCAGTACCGAAGTTACTCCCATTCTTCCAAATCTTGGGAAAGCCTTAAAACACGGCGAACCATCTGTACGAGCATTAGCTTTGGAGACTATTGGTAGTATCAGTACAGATACTAGTGCAACTTTGCCTTATTTAATCCAAGGTCTGCAAGATCCAGATTGGACAGTGCGTAGCAAAGCCGCTAGAGCCGTTGTGAGAATAGTTACAAATCTTCAAGAAAAATCCAGGGCGAATTTTTTCACGGCATCTGACTTGAATGCCATAGATGAATTGCAAACAGTTCAGCAAATTTTACAAAACCCACAAAACCATTTTTATAATAACGAAAAAGCCAGCGTGAGTTTAGCTATTAATGCTCTGCAAGCAGCACGCAGGAATAGATAA